The following are encoded together in the Desulfococcus multivorans genome:
- the ptsP gene encoding phosphoenolpyruvate--protein phosphotransferase: MSRKDRDHFNLLCDIGELAALVTGSHNIETFMDSAVRLVSRHLKADVCSIYLYDESAEELILRATIGLNPKAVGRIRMKPGEGLVGATFENLHPIRESAAGGNPLFKYFEEADEERFESFLAVPIQRGVQRIGVLVVQHETADYFSERDVMALKASASQLAGAVENARLLMDLYEATGTHPEVQAPASLQFIRGQSASEGIAQGPITFFKKSHVAFLSGDAHRNENFTVEDFHEAVRQTSRQLADLQSRLAERLPESASLIFTAHFMILKDPKFIDRIVHQIAEGVSPPEAVKNVARHYINVFASSSHAYIREKVSDMEDLAGRILKNLFRRGAEKQENEKGKIVVAAELYPSEILKMASEEVQGVILVKGGITSHVSILARSLKIPLVIADHPHLMHLPEETPVLLDANVGNIYIRPDQEILLQFAGQEAAGKIAAASPSTVCRITQTGDGTRVRLLANINLLSELSTAKELNAEGIGLYRTEFPFIIRPTFPSEEEQYLVYKHLFDEMADREVTIRTLDIAGDKALVYANATSGKNPDLGLRSIRFSLRNRPLFEQQLRAILRAGAEARHLRIMFPMISSLDEFRDARSVVDACVRDLKREDLPHHPGPSIGMMVEVPSVVEIMPALAREADFFSIGTNDFIQYTLAVDRTNEKVADYYRAYHPAVLRGLARVVRAAKTAGREIAVCGEMGHETAYIPFLLGIGIRILSVGPQFLPALRERIAGLTLAEAERHARLLLAEDTLAGALKVLETPTSG; encoded by the coding sequence ATGTCCCGTAAAGATCGAGATCATTTCAACCTGCTGTGCGACATCGGGGAGCTTGCGGCACTGGTCACCGGAAGCCACAACATCGAAACCTTCATGGACAGCGCTGTCCGGCTGGTTTCCCGGCATCTAAAGGCCGACGTCTGCTCCATCTACCTCTATGACGAATCCGCGGAGGAGCTGATTCTGAGGGCCACCATAGGGCTCAACCCCAAGGCGGTGGGGCGGATTCGCATGAAACCCGGCGAAGGCCTCGTGGGAGCGACCTTCGAAAACCTTCACCCCATCCGGGAATCCGCCGCCGGCGGCAATCCCCTGTTCAAATACTTCGAGGAGGCCGACGAGGAACGCTTCGAGTCCTTCCTGGCCGTCCCGATTCAACGGGGCGTTCAGCGGATCGGGGTCCTGGTGGTACAGCACGAGACAGCGGACTATTTTTCCGAAAGAGACGTCATGGCGCTGAAAGCCTCGGCGTCCCAACTGGCCGGCGCCGTCGAGAACGCGCGGCTGCTCATGGATCTTTACGAGGCCACCGGGACCCACCCCGAGGTCCAGGCCCCGGCATCCCTCCAATTCATCCGGGGGCAGTCGGCCTCCGAAGGTATCGCCCAGGGTCCCATCACCTTTTTCAAGAAAAGCCACGTCGCCTTTCTGTCGGGCGACGCCCACCGGAACGAAAACTTTACGGTGGAGGATTTTCACGAGGCCGTCCGGCAAACCTCCCGGCAGCTCGCCGATTTGCAGTCCCGACTGGCCGAGCGGCTTCCTGAAAGCGCGTCCCTCATCTTCACGGCCCATTTCATGATCCTGAAGGACCCCAAGTTCATCGACCGGATCGTCCACCAGATCGCCGAGGGCGTCTCCCCGCCGGAGGCCGTTAAAAACGTGGCCCGCCACTACATCAACGTCTTCGCGTCGAGCAGCCATGCCTATATCCGTGAAAAGGTCAGCGATATGGAGGACCTGGCGGGCCGCATCCTGAAAAATCTCTTCCGGCGGGGCGCTGAAAAGCAGGAGAATGAAAAGGGAAAGATTGTCGTGGCGGCGGAGCTCTATCCGTCCGAAATATTGAAAATGGCCTCCGAGGAGGTCCAGGGCGTCATCCTGGTCAAAGGCGGCATCACCTCCCATGTCTCCATCCTGGCGCGCTCCCTCAAAATCCCGCTGGTGATCGCCGATCATCCTCACCTGATGCATCTGCCGGAAGAGACGCCGGTCCTTCTCGACGCCAACGTGGGAAACATCTATATCCGACCGGATCAGGAGATCCTCCTCCAGTTCGCCGGACAGGAGGCTGCCGGCAAGATCGCAGCCGCATCTCCGAGCACGGTGTGCCGGATCACCCAGACCGGCGACGGAACGCGCGTCCGCCTCCTGGCCAACATCAACCTCCTGAGCGAGCTCTCCACGGCCAAGGAACTGAATGCCGAAGGCATCGGCCTCTACCGGACCGAGTTCCCCTTCATCATCCGCCCGACCTTTCCGTCGGAGGAAGAGCAGTATCTCGTCTACAAACATCTTTTCGATGAAATGGCGGACCGGGAGGTCACCATACGCACCCTTGACATCGCCGGGGACAAGGCCCTGGTCTATGCAAACGCCACCAGCGGAAAGAACCCCGACCTGGGGCTCAGGTCGATCCGCTTTTCCCTCCGGAACCGCCCCCTGTTCGAACAGCAGCTTCGGGCCATCCTCCGGGCGGGCGCGGAGGCTCGGCATCTCCGGATCATGTTCCCCATGATCTCCTCGCTGGACGAATTCCGCGATGCCCGTTCGGTTGTCGATGCCTGCGTGCGTGACCTGAAACGGGAAGACCTCCCCCATCACCCCGGCCCGTCCATCGGGATGATGGTGGAAGTCCCCTCGGTGGTGGAGATCATGCCGGCCCTGGCCCGGGAGGCCGATTTCTTCTCCATCGGCACCAACGATTTCATCCAGTACACCCTGGCCGTCGACCGCACCAACGAAAAGGTGGCCGACTATTACCGAGCCTATCATCCGGCGGTGCTGCGGGGACTGGCCAGGGTCGTCCGTGCGGCGAAGACCGCCGGACGCGAGATCGCCGTCTGCGGCGAGATGGGGCATGAGACGGCGTACATTCCCTTCCTGCTGGGCATCGGCATCCGCATCCTGAGCGTCGGCCCGCAGTTTCTGCCGGCGCTCCGCGAACGCATTGCCGGCCTGACCCTGGCGGAAGCCGAGCGGCATGCCCGACTCCTGCTGGCTGAAGACACCCTGGCCGGTGCCCTCAAAGTGCTTGAAACCCCGACGTCGGGATAG
- a CDS encoding universal stress protein — MEKQMIILVAYDGSNAARDALELGLKHAEAFKGKVVLIRSLTGGSGKDSDDIQRAEDDLAYAERRCRERSLPCETHLLIRGLKPGEDIVRYAEECGADEIVMGVRRRSKVGKMLFGSNARYVIMEAACPVVTIK; from the coding sequence ATGGAAAAGCAAATGATCATTCTGGTGGCATATGACGGCTCCAATGCGGCTAGGGATGCCCTCGAACTGGGTTTGAAGCATGCCGAGGCCTTCAAGGGGAAGGTGGTCCTCATCCGGTCCCTCACCGGCGGGTCCGGCAAGGACAGCGACGACATTCAGCGGGCCGAGGATGACCTGGCCTACGCGGAACGGCGCTGCAGGGAACGATCCCTTCCCTGCGAAACCCATCTGCTCATCCGGGGATTGAAGCCCGGGGAAGACATTGTCCGTTATGCCGAAGAGTGCGGTGCCGATGAAATCGTCATGGGCGTCAGGCGCCGGTCCAAGGTCGGGAAGATGCTGTTCGGATCGAATGCCCGATACGTCATCATGGAGGCCGCCTGTCCGGTGGTGACGATAAAATAA
- a CDS encoding UDP-2,3-diacylglucosamine diphosphatase yields the protein MILIADAHVNTAKGTHRHFFRMLDALEGTREDIVFMGDIFDLWIALPGYEQRVHARFLAWCRRQGMHRKIGYIEGNHEFFLAEEKGDAFSWATDRAFRIDGRGSLFCHGDRINPLDRNYLLFRKLTKNRFVKEMLRRLPWGPFIAEIVKKQLKHTNPTFRNHLPRKALLDLLSAARTSGIDRVFAAHFHQEAFFEQNGAHLHLLPAWMDTGRITRFDPRTGRVVHLPWQALSEGRMPRHRRVPDRAVAAVKIG from the coding sequence ATGATCCTGATCGCCGACGCCCACGTCAACACCGCCAAGGGCACCCACCGCCATTTTTTCCGGATGCTGGACGCCCTCGAGGGGACCCGTGAAGACATCGTTTTCATGGGAGATATCTTCGACTTGTGGATCGCCCTGCCCGGCTACGAACAGCGCGTCCACGCCCGGTTTCTCGCGTGGTGCCGCCGCCAGGGAATGCACCGGAAGATCGGCTACATCGAGGGAAACCATGAATTTTTCCTGGCCGAGGAGAAAGGAGACGCCTTTTCGTGGGCCACCGATCGGGCCTTCAGGATCGACGGCCGCGGCAGCCTTTTCTGTCACGGGGACCGCATCAACCCCCTCGATCGCAACTACCTTCTCTTCAGGAAACTCACCAAGAACCGGTTCGTCAAGGAGATGCTCCGTCGACTCCCCTGGGGGCCCTTCATTGCCGAGATCGTCAAGAAGCAGCTGAAACACACCAACCCGACCTTTCGAAACCACCTCCCACGGAAAGCGCTCCTGGATCTCCTGTCGGCCGCCCGGACATCGGGCATCGACCGCGTTTTTGCGGCCCATTTTCACCAGGAGGCCTTTTTCGAACAAAACGGGGCACATCTCCACCTCCTCCCCGCCTGGATGGACACCGGCAGGATCACCCGCTTCGACCCTCGCACCGGCCGGGTCGTCCACCTGCCGTGGCAGGCCCTGTCGGAAGGCCGGATGCCGCGACATCGACGCGTGCCGGACCGCGCTGTCGCAGCCGTCAAAATCGGTTGA
- a CDS encoding biotin--[acetyl-CoA-carboxylase] ligase: MKAAILNILRTRREVVSGETLSTALGTSRVAVWKHIRKLQDLGYDIFAGPKGYQLLDTPDTPFPWEFPGREDRIHYLPRTASTMIAARDLARNGAPHLTTVIAGIQTHGRGRLQRQWLSEAGGVYMTVIVRPDIPLLLSSRVNFIASLTMTRLLRDRYGLDARAKWPNDILAGGKKLLGMLSEMEIIGDMTAHINIGMGLNVNNDPTPHEPGAVSMARLLGKRISRKDLIAAFLDDFEARLAGVDYDTVVDSWKTVAMPLGRRVRVATATEVIEGLAADVDPDGALILTLDDGTQQKVIYGDCFFPSPQDNENKGTPAS, encoded by the coding sequence ATGAAAGCCGCCATATTGAATATCCTCCGAACCCGTCGGGAGGTGGTCTCCGGGGAGACGCTGAGCACCGCCCTGGGCACCTCCCGGGTCGCCGTCTGGAAACATATCCGGAAGCTCCAGGACCTGGGATACGACATCTTCGCCGGACCAAAGGGCTACCAGCTCCTGGACACCCCCGACACCCCCTTCCCCTGGGAATTTCCAGGGCGGGAAGATCGCATCCACTATCTTCCCCGGACAGCCTCCACCATGATCGCAGCCCGTGACCTCGCCCGAAACGGCGCGCCCCATCTCACGACGGTCATCGCCGGAATCCAGACCCACGGACGGGGAAGACTCCAGCGTCAATGGCTGTCCGAAGCGGGCGGCGTTTACATGACCGTGATCGTCCGGCCCGATATCCCGCTGCTGCTGAGTTCCCGGGTCAATTTTATCGCATCCCTCACCATGACCCGACTCCTCAGGGATCGCTACGGCCTCGATGCCCGGGCCAAATGGCCCAACGACATCCTGGCGGGCGGGAAGAAGCTCCTCGGCATGCTTTCGGAAATGGAGATCATCGGCGATATGACGGCCCACATCAACATCGGCATGGGGCTCAACGTCAACAATGACCCCACCCCCCACGAACCCGGCGCCGTTTCCATGGCACGCCTTTTGGGGAAACGGATATCGCGGAAAGACCTCATCGCCGCCTTTCTCGACGACTTCGAAGCGCGTTTGGCCGGGGTCGATTACGACACGGTGGTGGATTCCTGGAAGACCGTGGCCATGCCCCTGGGCCGTCGGGTCCGGGTGGCCACCGCCACCGAGGTCATAGAGGGCCTCGCCGCCGACGTGGACCCGGACGGTGCCCTGATCCTGACCCTTGACGACGGCACGCAGCAGAAGGTGATTTACGGGGACTGCTTTTTCCCGTCCCCCCAGGACAACGAAAACAAAGGAACACCCGCATCATGA
- a CDS encoding biotin transporter BioY, with product MTQTPNTEQLRRTVQASLFAALIAAGAFLAVPIGPVPIVLQNMFVLLAGLLLGPRWGLAGVGIYLLAGAIGLPVFAGGTGGIGRMLGPTGGYLLAYLPAVWIVGIVSRKAGGRVMGDVVAMSLGALVIYAMGVPYLKVVTGMSWSRAAAVGMLPFLIGDVLKIAAAVPIARTLRPMTVGRLASHPADGYSRG from the coding sequence ATGACGCAAACCCCGAATACAGAGCAGCTCCGCCGGACCGTCCAGGCGTCGCTTTTCGCCGCGCTCATCGCCGCAGGCGCCTTTCTGGCCGTTCCCATCGGCCCTGTGCCCATCGTTCTCCAGAACATGTTCGTCCTCCTGGCCGGGCTGCTTCTGGGACCCCGGTGGGGCCTGGCCGGCGTCGGCATCTACCTTCTGGCCGGCGCCATCGGTCTCCCGGTCTTTGCCGGCGGTACCGGCGGCATCGGCCGTATGCTGGGCCCCACGGGGGGGTATCTCCTGGCCTATCTGCCGGCGGTCTGGATCGTCGGCATCGTGAGCCGGAAGGCCGGGGGCCGGGTGATGGGCGACGTCGTCGCCATGAGCCTGGGAGCCCTCGTCATCTACGCCATGGGCGTACCCTATCTCAAGGTCGTGACCGGGATGTCCTGGTCCAGGGCCGCGGCGGTGGGAATGCTGCCGTTTCTCATCGGCGACGTCCTCAAGATCGCGGCCGCCGTCCCCATCGCCCGAACCCTCCGACCGATGACGGTCGGCAGGCTCGCATCCCATCCGGCTGATGGCTATTCTCGAGGTTAG
- a CDS encoding energy-coupling factor ABC transporter ATP-binding protein — protein sequence MAILEVSGLIHRFPDGTTALSGIDLVVREGEFVVVAGANGSGKTTFLRHLNALLLPHDGRVLVDGVSTADDPIRARRTVGMVFQDADSQIVGETVYDDVAFGPENLGLEPDRIHRRVTAAMAAVGLAGFEDQRPHLLSGGEKRRVAIAGILAMRSRVLVFDEPFSNLDYPGVRQVLAQIVALHRQGHTILLTTHDLEKVLAHADRLVVISAGRVARNGLPAETVKGIDALGVREPEASRNGMPLSSWLR from the coding sequence ATGGCTATTCTCGAGGTTAGCGGCCTCATCCACCGGTTTCCCGACGGAACGACGGCCCTTTCCGGCATCGATCTTGTCGTCCGGGAAGGTGAGTTCGTCGTGGTGGCCGGCGCCAACGGCTCGGGAAAGACCACCTTTCTCCGGCACCTGAACGCCCTTCTTCTGCCCCATGACGGCCGGGTCCTCGTGGACGGCGTTTCGACGGCCGACGATCCGATCCGCGCCCGGAGGACGGTGGGGATGGTGTTTCAGGATGCCGACAGCCAGATCGTGGGAGAAACCGTTTACGACGACGTAGCCTTCGGGCCTGAAAACCTCGGGCTCGAGCCCGATCGGATCCATCGCAGGGTTACGGCGGCCATGGCGGCCGTGGGGCTTGCCGGTTTCGAGGACCAGCGGCCCCATCTCCTGTCGGGGGGAGAAAAACGCCGGGTGGCCATTGCGGGGATCCTGGCCATGCGATCCCGGGTCCTGGTTTTCGACGAGCCTTTTTCCAACCTGGACTACCCGGGGGTCCGCCAAGTGCTCGCACAGATCGTCGCCCTCCACCGACAAGGCCACACCATCCTCCTCACCACCCACGATCTGGAAAAGGTCCTGGCCCACGCCGACCGCCTGGTGGTGATCAGCGCAGGGCGCGTCGCCCGGAACGGTCTCCCGGCCGAGACGGTAAAAGGCATCGACGCCCTCGGCGTGCGGGAGCCCGAAGCCTCCCGCAACGGGATGCCCCTGTCGTCATGGCTGAGATAA
- a CDS encoding energy-coupling factor transporter transmembrane component T family protein: MAEITTLGFRPGRSLFHRLDARFKLLCLAVIGIAVLQCGIWGLAGLTVPGLAGIFRLGIPLRSMLKELRYLAVLLFLVFAARALSTPGSVLFSAAGISVTREGVAAGVLVCWRLAGVVLAGIIFIAATRPSEIRGAVIRLLAPIPFIPEQQAGTMISLLVRFIPMILNQARETADAQRARCIECRKNPVFRVATLCIALLRRIFEDAERLVVAMEARCYTEDRTGPRFSATSRDWTALIVTAAACAVAAALPF, translated from the coding sequence ATGGCTGAGATAACGACCCTGGGCTTCCGCCCCGGCCGCTCCCTTTTCCATCGGCTCGACGCACGGTTCAAGCTCCTCTGCCTGGCCGTAATCGGCATCGCGGTCCTCCAATGCGGGATCTGGGGCCTGGCCGGACTGACCGTACCGGGCCTTGCGGGCATTTTCCGCCTCGGCATCCCCCTTCGCTCGATGCTGAAAGAGCTGCGCTATCTCGCCGTGCTGCTCTTTCTGGTCTTCGCGGCACGGGCCCTGTCCACGCCGGGGTCGGTCCTTTTCTCCGCCGCGGGGATCAGCGTGACCCGGGAAGGCGTCGCAGCCGGGGTGCTGGTCTGCTGGCGTCTGGCCGGCGTCGTTCTGGCCGGCATCATCTTCATCGCCGCCACCCGGCCCTCGGAGATCCGCGGGGCCGTAATCCGGCTTCTGGCACCGATCCCCTTCATCCCCGAACAGCAGGCCGGCACCATGATCAGCCTCCTGGTCCGCTTCATCCCCATGATCCTGAACCAGGCCCGGGAAACCGCCGACGCCCAGCGCGCCCGGTGCATCGAGTGCCGGAAAAACCCGGTCTTCCGGGTGGCGACCCTCTGCATCGCCCTGCTGCGGCGCATCTTCGAAGATGCCGAACGGCTCGTCGTCGCCATGGAGGCCCGATGCTACACCGAGGATCGCACCGGGCCCCGGTTTTCGGCAACCTCCCGGGACTGGACGGCGCTGATCGTCACGGCCGCCGCCTGCGCCGTCGCGGCAGCCCTCCCCTTCTGA